The following proteins come from a genomic window of Miscanthus floridulus cultivar M001 chromosome 2, ASM1932011v1, whole genome shotgun sequence:
- the LOC136536706 gene encoding uncharacterized protein, translating into MVIPNYTYLKLKISGPNGVITIESMYEHAYDCDIECIEYAKALMEAETLIVNLDRLGSEAPDSKHRTRTFEPIEAVKLILVDPTCSNNQALRISATLDSK; encoded by the coding sequence atggtgatccccaactacacctacctcaagcttaaGATTTCGGGCCCCAACGGCGTTATCACTATCGagtccatgtacgagcatgcatacgactgcgacattgaatgcatcgagtatgccaaggctctcatggaggccgagaccctcattgtCAACCTTgaccgacttggtagcgaggcgcccgactccaagcatcgtaccaggactttcgagcccatAGAGGCAGTCAAGCTCATCCtagtcgaccccacctgctccaacaaccaggcgctgaggatcagtgccaccctcgatagcaaatag